The following DNA comes from Candidatus Neomarinimicrobiota bacterium.
TTTGTACGTGGTTTTTTAGAAAAATATTTAATCCAGACCGATGAAGATTTTTATTCTATTCACCAAGCGTTCCCGGAAGCAATAATTCAATAATAGTCCTATATTAAGATTGCCTTATCATATATAACAGGTGTAATTTATTTAACTTGGTTTTTTAATGGAAATTTCGTCTACAAATTAAAATCAGGAGCAAAACATGAAAAAAATCTTATTAATCCCCGTGGTATTCATTTTGACCAGCAGTGCTTTTGCTGATACCTGTGTGGAGTGCCATACAAAAATCACACCAGGCGTCGTCACTGACTGGGAAATCAGCAGACATTTTGATGAAGAAGTTGGGTGTGAATCATGTCATGGTGAAGGACACAATACGATGGACGATTTCGCGTTGACGGAAATTCCGACAGCAGAAACTTGTGCTTCCTGCCATGAAGATCAGGTTGGGCAATATAAAAAGGGCAAACATTCATTTGCGTGGGCTGCTTTAAAGGCTATGCCCACAACTCACTTTAAGCCTATGGAATTAATCGATGGAGGAAAAGGATGCGGTGGGTGTCATAAAATTGGAATAAAAAGCGATGATGATATAAAACAACTTAAAGCTGATGGTCATATATTTGGGTATTCATCCTGTGACGCATGCCATACGCGCCATGTTTTCTCGTTAGAAGAGGCCCGTCAGCCACAAGCATGTCAAACCTGCCATATGGGTTTTGACCATCCCCAGTGGGAAATGTATTCATCTTCAAAACATGGTGTTAGATATTTATTAAAACAAAACGGCATCCTTCCAAAAGAAACGTCAGCGCCAACATGTCAAACTTGCCACATGCAGGATGGTAATCACGAAGTAAGAACCGCTTGGGGGTTTCTTGCGGTTCGAACCAATGGTCTTGCACCATATCCGGGCGAAAGCGATGAGTGGTGGGCTGACCGAGTAACTATTTTACAGGCGTTGGGCGTGTTGGATCCAGAAGGAAAACCCACAGCAAGACTTGAGGTTGTAGATAAGGCCCAAGTGGCGCGATTAACGGCAGAAGGCTTTGATAAAGAACGTGATAAAATGATTGCCATTTGCGGCGAATGCCATTCGGAAAATTTTGCTCGGGGTGAACTTGAAAAAGGAGATGAAATAATCCGCAGAGGTGATGAATTGCTGGCAGAAGCCATCCGAATTATCGCAGATCTATATAAAGACAAACTGTTAGAAAAGCCTGATCATTATGCTTACGATTTCCCGGATTTGCTTGCATTTCATGACGCGCCCACTCCTATTGAACAAACTTTATTTGTGATGCATTTGAAGCATCGCATGCGGTTGTTCCAAGGCGCGTTTCATAATAACCCAGATTATACACTCTGGTATGGATGGAATGAAATGGTGATGGACCTCACCGAGATAAAACATATGGCGGCAGAAATTCGTGAAGATAGTGGTGGATGATATTTATCAAAAATGTTTAAGTAGATTTACTACATAACATTTATTTTGTAAATTGAATGCCCCGCTTAGGCAGGGCATTCTTTTTTTAATCATGTAATCAAAAAGGCAATCGATGAAAATTTTTATTCTACTCATGGCAACATCACTCTCATTTGGTCAAGAATATGTTGGAAGCAAAAAATGCAAATCTTGTCACAATAAAGAAAAATCCGGTGCACAATATGTCGTTTGGAACAAGTCTCCTCACGCCCATTCCTACGAAACTTTAAAAACACCCGCCGCTAAAGAGACGGCAATTAATCTTGGAATTACAACAAACCCTTGGGAAACTCCCGAATGTGTCCGTTGCCATACTACAGCCTTTGGAAAAGGGGGATATGAGCTCAAAGATGAGGCCTTTTGGAATCAAGTAACGAAAAAAGACAAACCAACCAAAGATGTCAAACGTATGGCGGGCTTGCAGAATGTTGGTTGCGAAGCGTGTCATGGCCCGGGAAGTAAATATAAATCTAAAAAGAAAATGGACCATATTTTTTACGGCAAAATAGACCAAGAAAAGTTTGGGCTTATTACACCATCTGAAAAAGTATGCAAACAGTGTCACAATGAGGAAAGCCCTAATTTCAAAGCATTTGATTATGAAAAAAGCTACGCAGCAATAGCACACCCATATCCAGATGGATTTAGGAAAATGAAAATGAAAAAAAGAAAAAAATAATGGGAAAGGATAAATCAAAGAAAACACAAAGTCGGCGGACTTTTCTCGATTGGGCATTGAGAGGTGGGCTAACTGCTTGGTTTGGAAGCATGGCATATCCTGTTTTCAAATATATGATTCCACCCGATGCGCCCGAACTAAATATTAACAGAATTGAAGTGGGAACCTTGGCTGATTTTCCCCTCGGTTCATCAAAAATTATACGAATGGGTAGAAAACCTGTTTTAATTCTTCGGAAGAAAGACGGCAATTTTAAAGCCTTGGAAGCAACCTGTACACATTTAGACTGTACCGTCCAATTTAAAAGAGAAACGGAACAAGTATGGTGTGCTTGCCATAACGGTTTTTATGATGTTGAGGGTCGCAATGTTTCAGGACCGCCTCCTCGTCCTCTTGGAAGATTTAACGTAGTTCTTAAAGATGATAAAGTTATCATTACAAAGCCGGATTTAATTTGAATAAAATCTTTCAATGGATTAATGATCGCTTAAATTTGAGCGAAGCTATTGCTTTTGCGACTAAAAAAAGAGTTCCTGTATTTTATGGAACCGTTTGGTACTATCTAGGAGGTATTTCACTTTTTCTTTTTGCTACTCAACTTGTTACCGGCATTCTTCTTATTTTATATTACCAGCCGGGTTCTACAACAGCCTTCGAGAGTGTAAAATTTATTGTTAGTAAAGTCGAATTTGGATGGCTTATTCGAGAACTACACAGTTGGTCTGCGAATTTATTCATC
Coding sequences within:
- a CDS encoding Rieske 2Fe-2S domain-containing protein, translating into MGKDKSKKTQSRRTFLDWALRGGLTAWFGSMAYPVFKYMIPPDAPELNINRIEVGTLADFPLGSSKIIRMGRKPVLILRKKDGNFKALEATCTHLDCTVQFKRETEQVWCACHNGFYDVEGRNVSGPPPRPLGRFNVVLKDDKVIITKPDLI
- a CDS encoding cytochrome C, with the protein product MKKILLIPVVFILTSSAFADTCVECHTKITPGVVTDWEISRHFDEEVGCESCHGEGHNTMDDFALTEIPTAETCASCHEDQVGQYKKGKHSFAWAALKAMPTTHFKPMELIDGGKGCGGCHKIGIKSDDDIKQLKADGHIFGYSSCDACHTRHVFSLEEARQPQACQTCHMGFDHPQWEMYSSSKHGVRYLLKQNGILPKETSAPTCQTCHMQDGNHEVRTAWGFLAVRTNGLAPYPGESDEWWADRVTILQALGVLDPEGKPTARLEVVDKAQVARLTAEGFDKERDKMIAICGECHSENFARGELEKGDEIIRRGDELLAEAIRIIADLYKDKLLEKPDHYAYDFPDLLAFHDAPTPIEQTLFVMHLKHRMRLFQGAFHNNPDYTLWYGWNEMVMDLTEIKHMAAEIREDSGG